A genomic region of Actinomycetota bacterium contains the following coding sequences:
- a CDS encoding amidase produces the protein MSEDELLWLDATAQAELVARGEITPAELVAAAIARVEATNQTFNAVIHPRFERALREAKDPPRGSFRGVPMVVKDLVCTTAGDPYHCGMRLLRDLGWTEREDSYTAAKLRAAGFVFVGRTNTPELGLMPTTEPEAYGPTRNPWNTAHSTGGSSGGSAAAVASGMVALGHATDGGGSIRIPASACGLVGLKPSRGRVSAGPRMGEGMAGFSGEHVLTRSVRDSAAVLDVLRGRMPGDPPGPPPPLRPYVAELQEDLGRLRVGLMVKAPGGATAVHADCVAAAEDAARLLERLGHHVEEAHPPALDELEHIVHFGAVTGADAAALLHRWSARTGSEIGPDDVELNTWTLAEMGRAITAPQLLASIEWIAGYRRRIAAWFDAGFDLLLTPTLAEPPPRLGEFVATPENPLGAGLRGASLVPFTPPWNSTGQPAISLPLHWNDAGLPIGVQLVAAYGREDELIRIAAQLEAAQPWADRRPPG, from the coding sequence GTGTCAGAGGACGAGTTGCTATGGCTCGACGCGACTGCGCAGGCCGAGCTCGTCGCGCGGGGCGAGATCACCCCTGCCGAGCTCGTCGCCGCCGCGATCGCGCGCGTTGAGGCGACGAACCAAACATTCAACGCCGTCATCCATCCGCGGTTCGAGCGCGCGCTCCGGGAGGCGAAGGATCCGCCGCGCGGCTCGTTCCGCGGCGTGCCGATGGTCGTGAAGGATCTCGTCTGCACGACGGCCGGCGATCCGTACCACTGCGGGATGCGGCTCCTGCGCGATCTCGGCTGGACCGAACGCGAAGACTCGTACACGGCCGCGAAGCTGCGCGCCGCCGGGTTCGTCTTCGTCGGCCGGACGAACACGCCCGAGCTCGGCCTCATGCCGACGACCGAGCCCGAGGCCTACGGCCCGACCCGTAACCCCTGGAACACGGCCCATTCGACCGGCGGCTCTTCCGGTGGGTCCGCCGCCGCCGTCGCAAGTGGGATGGTCGCGTTGGGTCACGCCACCGACGGCGGCGGCTCCATCCGGATACCCGCGAGCGCGTGTGGCCTGGTTGGGCTGAAGCCGTCGCGCGGACGGGTCTCGGCCGGGCCGCGGATGGGCGAGGGGATGGCCGGTTTCTCGGGCGAGCACGTGTTGACGCGCTCTGTCCGCGATTCGGCCGCGGTGCTCGACGTGTTGCGAGGACGCATGCCGGGCGACCCGCCGGGGCCCCCTCCACCGTTGCGCCCGTACGTAGCGGAGCTGCAGGAAGATCTCGGCCGGCTGCGCGTCGGCCTCATGGTGAAAGCTCCCGGCGGCGCGACGGCGGTGCACGCCGACTGCGTCGCGGCCGCCGAGGACGCCGCGCGCCTGCTGGAACGCCTCGGACATCACGTCGAGGAGGCCCACCCCCCGGCGCTCGACGAGCTCGAGCACATCGTGCACTTCGGCGCCGTCACCGGGGCCGACGCCGCTGCGCTGCTCCATCGTTGGAGTGCGCGAACCGGCAGCGAGATCGGCCCCGACGACGTTGAGCTCAATACCTGGACGCTCGCGGAGATGGGCCGGGCGATCACCGCACCCCAGCTGCTCGCAAGCATCGAGTGGATCGCCGGCTACCGACGCCGGATCGCCGCCTGGTTCGACGCCGGCTTCGACCTGTTGCTGACGCCGACGCTCGCCGAGCCGCCGCCGCGCCTCGGCGAGTTCGTCGCGACGCCGGAGAACCCGCTCGGCGCCGGGCTGCGCGGCGCGTCGCTCGTGCCGTTCACGCCGCCCTGGAACTCCACCGGCCAGCCGGCGATCTCGCTACCGTTGCACTGGAACGACGCGGGGCTGCCGATCGGCGTCCAGCTCGTCGCTGCTTACGGGCGTGAGGACGAACTGATCAGGATCGCGGCACAACTCGAAGCCGCGCAGCCCTGGGCGGACCGCCGTCCGCCCGGCTGA
- a CDS encoding VWA domain-containing protein has product MKFLAGGNLWFLLAIPALIAGYILLLRRRRAYTVRFTNLELLTTVAPKRPGWRRHAPPVFLLLAMIFLIGALARPTLERAVPREQAGVMLVIDVSLSMAATDIAPDRITAAKSAAIDFGRVAPEQLRVGVAAFSEISFLASPLTRNRAQTEAAIQSLRPLAGTAIGDGLWVALDEISRQVSKDGKQAPASVLLLSDGHSNRGREPQEAAERARQMGVRVFTVGLGTQGATLDLGGEQVPVDLDETQLQDIAETTGATYFRSIDAEGLRDVYTNLSSALGTEPERQEITAMAAGIAALLLLAGAALGLFWFQRVF; this is encoded by the coding sequence TTGAAGTTCCTGGCCGGCGGCAACCTCTGGTTCCTCCTCGCGATCCCTGCGCTGATCGCCGGGTACATCCTGCTGTTGCGAAGGCGGCGCGCGTACACGGTGCGGTTCACCAACCTCGAGCTGCTGACGACTGTTGCGCCGAAGCGTCCGGGCTGGCGCAGGCATGCGCCGCCCGTGTTCCTGCTGCTGGCGATGATCTTCCTGATCGGCGCGCTCGCGCGGCCGACGCTCGAGCGCGCCGTGCCACGAGAGCAGGCCGGCGTGATGCTCGTGATCGACGTCAGCTTGTCGATGGCCGCCACCGACATCGCGCCCGACCGGATCACGGCGGCGAAGTCCGCGGCGATCGACTTCGGCCGCGTCGCCCCAGAGCAGCTCCGGGTCGGCGTCGCCGCGTTCAGTGAGATCTCGTTCCTCGCGTCGCCGCTCACCCGGAACCGGGCTCAGACCGAGGCCGCCATCCAAAGCTTGCGTCCGCTGGCCGGGACGGCGATCGGCGACGGGCTGTGGGTGGCGCTCGACGAGATCTCGCGTCAGGTGTCGAAGGACGGGAAGCAGGCGCCGGCGTCGGTGCTTCTGCTATCCGACGGCCACTCGAACCGGGGCCGCGAGCCGCAGGAAGCCGCCGAGCGCGCCCGGCAGATGGGCGTGCGGGTGTTCACGGTGGGGCTGGGCACGCAAGGGGCTACGCTCGACCTCGGCGGCGAGCAGGTGCCGGTCGACCTCGACGAGACCCAGCTCCAGGACATCGCCGAGACCACCGGCGCCACCTACTTCCGCTCGATCGACGCGGAGGGATTGCGCGACGTCTACACGAACCTCAGCTCCGCGCTCGGCACCGAGCCGGAGCGGCAGGAGATCACCGCGATGGCCGCGGGCATCGCCGCGCTCCTGCTGCTGGCCGGAGCCGCGCTCGGGCTCTTCTGGTTCCAGCGCGTCTTTTAG
- a CDS encoding DUF58 domain-containing protein, with protein MPTVALPVTDLPAADRALRKATLWIARRLDGVGPGQHRSLRLGEGVELADIREYVPGDDVRAIDWNVTARTGHPHVRVYEADRETSALVVADRSASMAFGTAGRTKEGLLRELIAALSVLVLRRGDRLGGLLFADKRLRTVRMSSGRRAALRLLHAVGETMPEERSRSRMDLALEEADRIARRRSLIVVVSDFIDAGDWAMPLRRLTTRHEVIVAEIRDPREDALPDVGILVLEDPETGRQFELDTTRAKVREAFVEAAVAQRARIAQEIAATGASHLVVSTDRDWLADLLRFLERRRRRRR; from the coding sequence ATGCCGACCGTCGCCCTTCCCGTCACCGATCTGCCGGCCGCCGACCGCGCGTTGCGCAAGGCGACGCTGTGGATCGCCCGGCGGCTGGACGGCGTCGGTCCTGGCCAGCACCGCAGCCTGCGGCTGGGCGAGGGCGTCGAGCTCGCCGACATCCGCGAGTACGTGCCCGGCGACGACGTCCGGGCGATCGACTGGAACGTGACCGCGCGCACCGGCCACCCGCACGTGCGCGTCTATGAGGCCGACCGGGAAACGAGCGCGCTCGTCGTAGCGGACCGGTCGGCCTCCATGGCTTTCGGCACCGCCGGGCGGACGAAGGAGGGGCTGCTGCGCGAGCTGATCGCCGCGCTGTCGGTTCTCGTCCTTCGCCGAGGCGACCGGCTCGGCGGCTTGCTGTTCGCCGATAAGCGCCTGCGAACGGTGCGCATGTCTTCAGGCCGCCGCGCCGCCTTGCGCCTGCTCCATGCCGTCGGCGAGACGATGCCCGAGGAGCGGTCGCGCAGCCGGATGGATCTCGCGCTCGAGGAAGCGGACCGGATCGCTCGACGGCGATCGCTGATCGTCGTCGTGTCCGACTTCATCGACGCGGGGGACTGGGCGATGCCGCTGCGCCGCCTGACGACGCGCCACGAGGTCATCGTCGCCGAGATCCGCGATCCGCGTGAGGACGCGCTGCCCGACGTCGGCATCCTCGTCCTCGAGGATCCGGAGACCGGTCGCCAGTTCGAGCTCGACACGACCCGGGCCAAGGTTCGCGAGGCGTTCGTCGAGGCCGCCGTCGCGCAGCGCGCGCGCATCGCGCAGGAGATCGCCGCGACCGGCGCCTCGCATCTCGTCGTCTCGACCGACCGCGACTGGCTGGCCGATCTGCTGCGCTTTCTGGAGCGCCGACGCCGGAGACGCCGTTGA